A DNA window from Peromyscus leucopus breed LL Stock chromosome 3, UCI_PerLeu_2.1, whole genome shotgun sequence contains the following coding sequences:
- the Spr gene encoding sepiapterin reductase, producing the protein MWKPEDNPRESVLTSHNVGLGGWTPMITLGSKRLRPLSRFTGLRVALQSYLYEAECGSPRVPTTQETRLRAPLSSKYGGRRLGRTVCVLTGASRGFGRALAPLLARLLSPGSVLLLSARSDSALRQLEEELGAQQPGLRVVRAAADLATEAGVQQLLCAVRELPRPEGLQRLLLINNAGTLGDISKGFLNVNDPAEINSYWTLNLTSMLCLTSGTLSAFPDSPGLSKTVVNISSLCALQPFKGWALYCAGKAARDMLYQVLAAEEPSVRVLSYAPGPLDTDMQQLARETSKDPELRNRLQKLKSQGELVDCGTSAQKLLSLLQKDTFRSGAHVDFYDS; encoded by the exons atgtggaaaccagaggacaaccCGAGGGAGTCTGTTCTCACCTCCCACAATGTAGGTCTAGGGGGTTGGACTCCCATGATCACGCTCGGCAGCAAGCGCCTTCGCCCACTGAGCCGTTTTACTGGCCTTCGAGTAGCCCTTCAAAGTTACTTGTatgaagctgagtgtggtagtcCACGTGTTCCTACCACTCAAGAGACA CGGCTGCGCGCGCCGCTGAGTTCCAAGTATGGAGGGAGGCGGCTGGGTCGCACCGTGTGCGTGCTCACCGGGGCCTCCCGGGGCTTCGGCCGTGCCCTGGCCCCGCTGCTGGCTCGGCTGCTGTCGCCCGGTTCGGTGCTGCTCCTGAGCGCACGCAGTGACTCGGCTCTGCggcagctggaggaggagctgggcgCACAGCAACCCGGCCTGCGAGTGGTGCGAGCAGCCGCCGACCTGGCCACCGAGGCCGGCGTGCAGCAGTTGTTGTGCGCGGTGCGCGAGCTCCCCAGGCCCGAGGGGTTGCAGCGCCTGCTGCTCATCAACAACGCAG GCACTCTTGGGGATATTTCCAAAGGCTTCCTGAACGTAAATGACCCAGCTGAGATCAACAGTTACTGGACTCTGAACCTGACCTCGATGCTCTGCTTGACCTCGGGCACCCTCAGTGCCTTCCCAGATAGCCCAGGCCTCAGCAAGACTGTGGTTAACATCTCATCTCTGTGTGCCCTGCAGCCCTTCAAGGGCTGGGCGCTGTACTGCGCCGGGAAGGCTGCTCGAGACATGTTGTACCAGGTCCTAGCTGCTGAGGAACCCAGCGTGAGAGTGCTGAGCTATGCTCCAG GTCCCCTGGACACAGACATGCAGCAGTTGGCTCGAGAGACCTCCAAGGACCCGGAGTTAAGGAACAGACTGCAGAAGCTGAAGTCGCAGGGGGAGCTGGTGGATTGTGGGACATCGGCCCAGAAACTGCTGAGCTTGCTGCAAAAGGACACCTTCCGGTCTGGAGCCCACGTGGACTTCTATGACAGTTAA